From Sphingomonas hengshuiensis, one genomic window encodes:
- a CDS encoding RidA family protein, whose protein sequence is MPNVKINPASLYDAVGYGFSHATLQDGGKTLHLAGQVAWDKDCNVVGGDDLAAQTRQALANLKAVLAEVGATPADILRLRTYVVNHSPDKLGTVLGEIGAFYEGATPAPNTFLGVPTLALPDFLVEIEAVAAIG, encoded by the coding sequence ATGCCCAATGTGAAGATCAATCCTGCGAGCCTGTACGACGCCGTCGGCTATGGCTTTTCGCACGCCACTCTCCAGGACGGCGGCAAGACGCTGCACCTGGCGGGCCAGGTCGCGTGGGACAAGGACTGCAACGTCGTCGGTGGTGACGATCTGGCGGCGCAGACGCGGCAGGCGCTCGCCAATCTGAAGGCAGTGCTGGCGGAGGTCGGCGCGACCCCTGCGGACATTCTGCGCCTGCGAACCTATGTCGTGAACCACAGCCCCGACAAGCTCGGCACCGTGCTGGGCGAGATCGGCGCGTTCTACGAAGGTGCGACCCCTGCGCCGAACACCTTTCTGGGCGTGCCGACCCTGGCGCTTCCCGACTTCCTGGTGGAGATCGAAGCCGTCGCCGCGATCGGCTGA
- a CDS encoding MarR family winged helix-turn-helix transcriptional regulator → MAEDPMEKRNNYDPSDPAFRLENSPFYLMAHADFKYHEDMDKVLHKHDVSKPIYRVMTVLRERQPASIGAIAEAALTKRSTVSRIIDRMIEQGLVTTEPNPEDNRVTEVTLTPAGQQKLRKLTPIVGRQFVRAMEGVSDRDIAHLLRTLQKISANLSKLPIE, encoded by the coding sequence ATGGCAGAGGATCCGATGGAAAAACGCAACAACTACGACCCCAGCGATCCCGCCTTCCGCCTGGAAAACTCGCCCTTTTACCTGATGGCGCATGCGGACTTCAAATATCACGAGGATATGGACAAGGTGCTGCACAAGCACGACGTGTCCAAACCCATTTATCGCGTGATGACGGTATTGCGCGAACGCCAGCCTGCAAGCATTGGCGCGATTGCCGAAGCCGCGCTGACCAAGCGATCGACTGTCAGCCGCATCATCGACCGGATGATCGAACAGGGGCTGGTCACGACCGAGCCCAATCCCGAGGACAACCGCGTCACCGAAGTCACGCTGACGCCCGCCGGCCAGCAGAAGCTGCGCAAGCTGACGCCGATCGTCGGACGCCAGTTCGTCCGCGCGATGGAGGGGGTGAGCGATCGCGACATCGCGCACCTGCTCCGCACGCTGCAAAAGATCAGCGCGAACCTCAGCAAGCTGCCGATCGAATAG
- a CDS encoding amidohydrolase family protein, whose protein sequence is MRAVRDRRTKRTRAVPAIGALGAVLFSAAAGLPVAAQAQRAIPETTDDVRRVPIPPVDRSHEPILVLTGGTLLDGKGGAPIANAVIVTQGDRIVAAGPAATTPVPANVARRIDATGLYILPGLIDLHVHFTQQRGADMGRYSDSPAAAAIRGTALADQLVTAGITAVRDVGTTDDVALRIKEAVDRGIIRGPRVMWSGRIISSTGGHGDEVTSTATGRQKPALGGAPHGVDGPWEWRVAVREQVRSLTDWIKLGAPADREELAAAIDEAHSLGVPVAIDSYGVYTDMAIEAGVDTLEHPLLMSDNAVPLMKKHGTAFVPTIGAFDNLLTGGYPTAGIPSGGFYYTHSRRFVIDQQDHLKRVTEAHRAGVPIGVGTDIPFENDVRYPDAYFRELDYLHQAGLSNAEVLASATRVGAQILRMGDKLGTIEPGKIADLLIVGGNPLETLTALRAVRYVVADGKVVVERP, encoded by the coding sequence ATGCGGGCAGTTCGCGATCGGCGCACGAAGCGGACACGCGCAGTCCCAGCGATCGGGGCGTTGGGCGCGGTCCTGTTCTCGGCTGCGGCAGGGCTGCCAGTCGCCGCGCAGGCACAGCGCGCGATCCCCGAGACCACCGACGATGTCCGCCGCGTGCCGATCCCGCCGGTCGACCGCAGCCACGAGCCGATCCTCGTTCTGACCGGAGGCACGCTGCTGGACGGCAAGGGCGGGGCGCCGATCGCCAATGCCGTGATCGTCACCCAGGGCGACCGGATCGTCGCCGCCGGTCCCGCCGCGACGACGCCGGTTCCGGCCAATGTCGCCAGGCGAATCGACGCGACCGGGCTGTACATCCTGCCTGGGCTGATCGACCTCCATGTCCATTTCACCCAACAGCGCGGCGCCGACATGGGCCGCTATTCGGACAGCCCCGCCGCCGCCGCGATCCGCGGCACTGCGCTCGCGGATCAACTCGTCACCGCCGGCATCACTGCGGTGCGCGACGTCGGCACGACCGACGACGTGGCGCTGCGCATAAAGGAGGCCGTCGATCGCGGCATCATCCGCGGGCCGCGCGTGATGTGGAGCGGGCGGATCATATCGAGCACCGGCGGGCATGGCGACGAAGTCACATCGACGGCGACGGGCCGGCAAAAGCCCGCGCTGGGCGGCGCGCCGCACGGAGTCGACGGGCCGTGGGAATGGCGCGTGGCCGTGCGCGAACAGGTGCGCAGCCTCACCGACTGGATCAAGCTGGGTGCGCCCGCCGACCGCGAGGAACTCGCCGCCGCGATCGACGAGGCGCATTCGCTCGGCGTGCCGGTCGCGATCGACAGCTATGGCGTCTATACCGACATGGCGATCGAGGCGGGGGTCGATACCCTCGAGCATCCGCTATTGATGAGCGACAATGCCGTCCCGCTGATGAAGAAGCACGGGACGGCATTCGTGCCGACGATCGGTGCGTTCGACAATCTGCTGACCGGCGGCTACCCGACCGCGGGCATTCCCAGCGGCGGCTTCTATTACACGCATTCGCGCCGCTTCGTGATCGACCAGCAGGACCATCTGAAGCGTGTGACCGAGGCGCATCGTGCCGGGGTGCCGATCGGCGTGGGCACCGACATCCCGTTCGAGAACGACGTGCGCTACCCCGACGCCTATTTCCGCGAGCTCGACTATCTCCACCAGGCGGGGCTGAGCAATGCCGAGGTGCTGGCATCGGCGACGCGAGTCGGGGCGCAGATCCTGCGGATGGGTGACAAGCTCGGCACGATCGAGCCGGGCAAGATCGCCGATCTGCTGATCGTCGGCGGCAACCCGCTGGAGACGCTGACGGCGCTGCGTGCGGTGCGCTATGTCGTCGCCGACGGGAAGGTCGTGGTGGAGCGCCCCTGA
- a CDS encoding tetratricopeptide repeat protein, producing MEPAGPDALLADALRAAMAHARAGRAEVAEAILADILVSAPDQHDALQLRGMIARRRKDHEAAIVWFRRSLRANPLQPHVLNNLGNSLLDLARPGEAIAAYRQALALQPGHPDAGVNLGLALLAEGQTGAARHALEDVIRRAPDDARGWAGLGQCLSAAGGYAAAIDAFHTALARRPGHVPTLHNLAVALRLSGNAESALPILRDCVAANPAAPEIRYNLGHCYQDLGRIDEAATAYRAAIALRPADRAVHDSLNRMLWQHGRTDDWLASYAEALRACPDDPGLLADLAQRLVQASRAQEALALLGPVVARGSGGAELRHRLAQAYWSGGRAQEALAQWAAALMLDPSYAPAAREAARAWIIAGRPADALNLLQPLLAADPADQQALALQALGWRFTQDARAEALDDPRFVSVAMLTPPTGEVAAFNARLDAVLTPLHTARQHPLEQTLRGGTQTSDDLFARDLPEIAGVRSMIADGVQRYIDALPDDPDHPFLRRKAGGFAFSGSWSVRLRRSGFHENHIHPEGWISACYYVALPDAVNSGEQGWLTLGETGLRLGMRERVLRRVRPEVGMLVLFPSYFYHGTLPFEDAGHRTTIAFDVVPGL from the coding sequence ATGGAACCGGCCGGCCCAGACGCCCTGCTCGCAGATGCGTTGCGCGCGGCGATGGCGCATGCCCGGGCGGGCCGGGCGGAGGTGGCCGAGGCGATCCTGGCCGACATCCTCGTCTCGGCCCCCGATCAGCATGACGCACTCCAATTGCGCGGGATGATCGCCCGGCGGCGCAAGGACCACGAAGCCGCTATCGTCTGGTTCCGCCGGTCGCTACGCGCCAATCCGCTGCAACCGCATGTCCTCAACAATCTGGGCAACAGCCTGCTCGATCTGGCCCGCCCCGGCGAAGCGATCGCGGCCTATCGTCAGGCGCTAGCGCTCCAGCCCGGCCATCCTGATGCGGGCGTCAACCTGGGGCTAGCCCTCCTCGCCGAGGGCCAAACCGGGGCGGCGCGGCACGCGCTCGAGGACGTCATCCGACGCGCGCCGGACGATGCCCGGGGATGGGCAGGACTGGGGCAATGCCTAAGCGCGGCGGGCGGCTATGCGGCGGCGATCGATGCGTTTCACACGGCGTTGGCACGGCGTCCCGGCCATGTGCCGACGCTCCACAATCTCGCCGTCGCGTTGCGGCTTTCGGGAAATGCGGAGAGCGCGCTGCCGATCCTGCGCGATTGCGTCGCGGCGAATCCCGCGGCGCCCGAAATCCGGTATAATCTCGGCCATTGCTATCAGGATCTGGGCCGCATCGACGAGGCCGCGACGGCCTATCGCGCCGCGATCGCGTTGCGGCCTGCCGACCGTGCGGTCCATGATTCGCTCAACCGCATGCTGTGGCAGCACGGACGAACCGACGATTGGCTCGCAAGCTATGCCGAGGCGTTGCGGGCCTGCCCCGACGATCCCGGACTGCTCGCCGATCTGGCGCAGCGGCTGGTTCAGGCGAGCCGCGCGCAGGAGGCGCTGGCGCTGCTCGGTCCGGTGGTGGCACGCGGCAGTGGCGGCGCGGAACTGCGCCACCGGCTGGCACAGGCCTATTGGTCGGGCGGGCGCGCGCAGGAGGCGTTGGCGCAATGGGCCGCGGCACTGATGCTCGATCCGAGCTATGCACCCGCCGCGCGGGAGGCGGCGCGGGCGTGGATCATCGCCGGTCGACCCGCCGACGCGCTGAACCTCCTTCAACCCCTGCTCGCCGCCGATCCCGCCGACCAGCAGGCGCTGGCGCTTCAGGCGCTGGGCTGGCGCTTTACGCAGGATGCGCGCGCAGAGGCGCTGGACGACCCGCGCTTTGTCTCGGTTGCCATGCTGACACCGCCCACCGGGGAGGTGGCCGCCTTCAACGCCAGGCTCGACGCGGTGCTGACTCCGCTCCACACGGCCCGACAGCATCCGCTGGAACAGACGCTGCGCGGCGGCACGCAGACCAGCGACGACCTGTTCGCGCGCGACCTTCCAGAGATCGCAGGCGTCCGGTCGATGATCGCCGACGGGGTACAGCGCTATATCGACGCGCTTCCCGACGATCCCGACCACCCGTTCCTGCGGCGCAAGGCGGGGGGCTTCGCCTTTTCGGGGTCCTGGTCGGTGCGGCTGCGGCGATCGGGATTTCATGAGAACCATATCCATCCCGAGGGGTGGATCAGTGCCTGCTATTATGTCGCGCTGCCCGATGCCGTAAACAGCGGCGAACAGGGCTGGCTGACGCTGGGCGAGACCGGATTGCGGCTGGGCATGCGCGAGCGCGTCCTGCGCCGCGTGCGACCCGAGGTCGGCATGCTCGTCCTCTTCCCCTCTTATTTCTATCACGGAACGCTGCCGTTTGAAGACGCGGGCCACCGCACCACGATCGCCTTCGACGTGGTTCCAGGGCTGTGA
- a CDS encoding cyclase family protein produces the protein MTSQTLELFAAGIASGTIRTIDLTQTLSPDTPTLVLPPEFGQCAAFSQEEISRYDDRGVAWYWNNFTVSEHTGTHFDAPVHWITGRDLPNNAVDTVPPADFIAAAVVIDISAKAAADPDYLLTVADIEAWEAEHGRIPPRNWILLRTDWSKRSVDDYTNRRDDGAHTPGPSAEAVRFLVDDREAHGLGVETIGTDAGQAHLLDPAYPAHTLFHAAGRYGLQCLENLDLLPPTGSLVVATPLKIKGGSGSPLRVLALVAD, from the coding sequence ATGACCAGCCAGACGCTTGAGTTGTTCGCCGCGGGGATTGCATCCGGCACGATCAGAACCATCGACCTTACCCAGACGCTGTCGCCCGACACCCCGACATTGGTGCTCCCCCCCGAATTCGGCCAGTGCGCCGCGTTCAGCCAGGAAGAGATTTCGCGCTACGACGATCGCGGCGTCGCCTGGTATTGGAACAACTTCACGGTCAGCGAGCATACCGGCACGCATTTCGATGCGCCGGTACATTGGATCACCGGCAGAGACCTGCCCAACAACGCCGTCGACACCGTCCCCCCCGCCGATTTCATCGCCGCCGCGGTCGTGATCGACATCTCGGCCAAGGCGGCCGCCGATCCCGATTATTTGCTGACCGTCGCCGATATCGAGGCGTGGGAGGCCGAGCATGGCCGCATTCCCCCGCGCAACTGGATATTGCTCCGCACCGATTGGTCGAAACGCTCGGTCGACGACTATACCAATCGTCGCGACGACGGCGCCCACACCCCGGGACCTTCGGCGGAGGCAGTGCGCTTTCTGGTCGACGATCGCGAGGCGCATGGGCTGGGCGTCGAGACGATCGGCACCGATGCGGGGCAGGCGCATCTGCTGGACCCAGCCTATCCGGCGCACACGCTGTTCCACGCCGCGGGCCGCTATGGGCTCCAGTGTCTGGAAAATCTGGACCTGCTGCCCCCCACCGGTAGCCTGGTCGTCGCAACGCCGCTGAAGATCAAGGGCGGATCGGGCAGCCCGCTGCGCGTGCTCGCGCTGGTCGCGGACTGA
- a CDS encoding indolepyruvate ferredoxin oxidoreductase subunit alpha, translating into MAERSFKAEVEQLKLGEGEVFHGEGILAVTKALLQAGVAYVGGYQGSPISHLMDVFADANDLMRDLGVHFESSASEATAAAMLAASVNYPLRGAVAWKSVVGTNVASDALSNIASGGVTGGALIILGEDYGEGSSIMQERTHAFAMKSQMWLLDPRPSLPVIVDMVEKGFALSEASNTPVMLELRVRACHVTGSFVARDNQRPPLTVAEAAESPVRDVDRIVLPPANFLHEVEKIEKRWPAGLAYVRDHKLNEHFGTAQDEIGIIVQGGLFNSLNRALELLGLSDAYGNAALPIYVLNVTYPLLPDEVQAFCAGKRAVLVVEEGQPEFIEHELNTLVRRADLNTRIVGKDVLPRAGEYSGAVIRDGVAKFLRAHAPERAPAEEAAPALPALPPSAVPQRPAGFCTGCPERPIFSAMKLVQKELGAFHVSADIGCHLFSILPPFHIGNTTMGYGLGTAGASAFKPRDKRAIAIMGDGGFWHNGLTSGIGNAVFNQDDNLTIIVDNGYSAATGGQDVLSSKAHNANRRTNNPIERAVRGVGIGWARTLTHTYDVAGMRDAIREALTAPEKGPKVIVAQSECQLNRQRRVKPLMAKALKSGKRVVRERFGVDPDTCTGDHSCIRLSGCPSLTIKPNPDPLREDPIAHVENSCVGCGVCGEVSHAAVLCPSFYKATIIANPDRGDRLKQRIRGWAIGAWQKRAARSIAARAF; encoded by the coding sequence ATGGCGGAACGGTCGTTCAAGGCGGAAGTCGAACAGCTCAAGCTCGGCGAGGGCGAGGTCTTCCACGGTGAAGGCATATTGGCAGTCACCAAGGCGCTGTTGCAGGCCGGGGTCGCCTATGTCGGCGGCTATCAGGGATCGCCGATCAGCCATCTGATGGACGTGTTCGCCGACGCGAACGACCTGATGCGCGACCTGGGCGTGCATTTCGAATCCTCGGCGAGCGAGGCGACGGCGGCGGCGATGCTGGCGGCGTCGGTCAATTATCCGCTGCGTGGGGCGGTCGCGTGGAAATCGGTGGTCGGCACCAACGTCGCCTCCGACGCGCTGTCGAACATCGCTTCGGGCGGTGTCACCGGCGGCGCGCTGATCATCCTGGGCGAGGATTACGGCGAAGGTTCCTCGATCATGCAGGAGCGCACCCACGCCTTTGCGATGAAGTCGCAGATGTGGCTGCTCGATCCGCGGCCCAGCCTGCCGGTGATCGTCGACATGGTCGAAAAGGGCTTCGCGCTGTCCGAGGCTTCGAACACCCCGGTAATGCTCGAGTTGCGCGTCCGCGCCTGTCACGTCACAGGAAGCTTCGTCGCGCGCGACAACCAGCGCCCGCCGCTCACCGTCGCCGAAGCCGCCGAAAGCCCGGTGCGCGACGTCGACCGTATCGTGCTGCCCCCCGCCAATTTCCTCCACGAAGTCGAGAAGATCGAGAAGCGCTGGCCCGCCGGGCTCGCCTATGTGCGCGACCACAAGCTCAACGAGCATTTCGGCACCGCGCAGGACGAGATCGGCATCATCGTCCAGGGTGGGCTGTTCAACTCGCTCAACCGCGCGCTCGAACTGCTCGGGCTGTCCGACGCCTATGGCAATGCGGCGCTGCCCATCTATGTCCTCAACGTCACCTATCCGCTGCTGCCCGACGAGGTGCAGGCATTCTGCGCGGGCAAGCGCGCGGTGCTGGTGGTCGAGGAAGGCCAGCCCGAGTTCATCGAGCATGAACTCAACACGCTGGTCCGCCGCGCCGACCTCAACACCCGGATCGTCGGCAAGGACGTTTTGCCGCGCGCGGGCGAATATAGCGGCGCGGTGATCCGCGATGGCGTGGCGAAGTTCCTGCGCGCGCATGCCCCGGAACGCGCGCCGGCGGAGGAAGCCGCACCCGCCCTCCCCGCGCTTCCCCCCAGCGCAGTGCCGCAGCGCCCCGCGGGTTTCTGCACCGGCTGTCCCGAGCGCCCGATCTTCTCGGCGATGAAGCTCGTGCAGAAGGAGCTGGGCGCGTTCCACGTCTCCGCCGATATCGGCTGCCATTTGTTTTCGATCCTGCCGCCCTTCCATATCGGCAACACCACGATGGGCTATGGCCTCGGCACCGCCGGCGCCTCCGCGTTCAAGCCGCGCGACAAGCGCGCGATCGCGATCATGGGAGACGGCGGTTTCTGGCATAACGGGCTAACCTCGGGGATTGGCAACGCGGTCTTCAACCAGGACGACAATCTGACGATCATCGTCGACAACGGCTATTCGGCAGCAACGGGCGGCCAGGACGTCCTGTCCTCCAAGGCGCACAACGCCAATCGCCGCACCAACAACCCGATCGAGCGCGCCGTGCGCGGCGTCGGCATCGGCTGGGCGCGGACGCTCACCCACACCTATGACGTCGCCGGGATGCGCGATGCGATCCGCGAGGCACTGACCGCGCCTGAAAAGGGGCCGAAGGTGATCGTCGCCCAGTCCGAATGCCAGCTCAACCGCCAGCGCCGCGTCAAGCCGCTGATGGCGAAGGCGCTCAAATCGGGCAAGCGCGTGGTGCGCGAGCGTTTCGGTGTCGATCCGGACACCTGCACCGGCGATCATAGCTGCATCCGGCTGTCGGGCTGCCCGTCGCTGACGATCAAGCCCAATCCCGATCCGCTGCGCGAAGACCCGATCGCGCATGTCGAGAATAGCTGTGTCGGATGCGGCGTGTGCGGCGAAGTCAGCCATGCGGCGGTGCTCTGCCCGTCCTTTTACAAGGCGACGATCATCGCCAATCCCGATCGCGGCGATCGGCTGAAGCAGCGCATTCGTGGCTGGGCGATCGGCGCGTGGCAGAAGCGCGCCGCCCGATCCATCGCAGCGAGGGCATTTTGA
- a CDS encoding indolepyruvate oxidoreductase subunit beta family protein has translation MTRDRITIAVLGLGGQGGGVLADWIVQLGAANGFVTQGTSVPGVAQRTGATIYYVEMIPDRGAATPVLALTPVPGDVDVVVASELMEAGRAILRGFVTRDRTVLIGSTHRVFAISEKSAMGDGRASGERIVTAANERSRRFIGFDMEAASERAGSVISSVMFGALAGAGALPFAREMFEQAIRAGGKAVEANLRGFATGFDAARDGLIDAAPVAPPLPEPSTDTGRAFLARIRASLPAEAHAFAIEGVRRLMDYQDARYAALYLDRLERLGEDGPLLREAARHLALWMSYEDTIRVADLKVRDSRFARVRGEVKAKDDQIVQLTEYMHPRLEEVCETLPAGLGRYILGNAGLSRRLEPLFRKGRHVETTRLRWFLLLSVLAGMRRWRRGTLRYVQEQARIEDWLALVHAAEPDTAIELVRCQRLIKGYGDTFARGLANYNRIIERYRADGLPPSAIRAIREAALADEQGDALETALAG, from the coding sequence ATGACGCGCGACCGTATCACCATTGCAGTGCTCGGGCTGGGCGGACAGGGCGGCGGGGTGCTGGCCGACTGGATCGTGCAGCTCGGGGCGGCGAACGGCTTCGTCACCCAGGGCACTTCGGTTCCGGGCGTGGCGCAGCGGACGGGCGCCACGATCTATTATGTCGAGATGATCCCCGATCGCGGCGCGGCGACGCCGGTGCTGGCGCTGACCCCGGTTCCGGGCGACGTCGACGTGGTCGTCGCGTCCGAACTGATGGAGGCCGGGCGCGCGATCCTGCGCGGCTTCGTCACGCGCGACCGCACCGTTCTGATCGGCTCGACTCACCGCGTCTTCGCGATTTCCGAGAAGTCGGCGATGGGCGATGGCCGCGCGAGCGGCGAGCGGATCGTGACTGCGGCGAACGAGCGGTCGCGCCGCTTCATCGGGTTCGACATGGAGGCCGCATCCGAACGTGCGGGCAGCGTCATCAGCTCGGTGATGTTCGGCGCGCTTGCCGGGGCAGGCGCCCTGCCCTTTGCGCGCGAGATGTTCGAGCAGGCGATCCGGGCCGGGGGCAAGGCCGTCGAGGCGAATCTGCGCGGCTTCGCGACGGGTTTCGATGCGGCGCGCGACGGGCTGATCGATGCTGCGCCGGTCGCCCCCCCACTCCCCGAACCCAGCACGGACACGGGACGCGCCTTCCTCGCGCGCATTCGCGCCAGTCTGCCGGCCGAAGCGCACGCATTCGCGATCGAGGGCGTCCGGCGGCTGATGGACTATCAGGACGCCCGCTATGCCGCATTGTACCTCGACCGGCTCGAACGTCTGGGCGAGGACGGTCCGCTGCTCCGCGAGGCGGCGCGGCACCTGGCGCTATGGATGTCGTATGAAGACACGATCCGAGTCGCCGACCTCAAGGTCCGCGACAGCCGCTTCGCCCGCGTCCGCGGCGAAGTGAAGGCGAAGGACGACCAGATCGTCCAGCTCACCGAATATATGCACCCCCGCCTGGAGGAAGTGTGCGAGACGCTTCCCGCCGGGCTGGGTCGCTACATCCTGGGCAATGCCGGGCTGTCGCGCAGGCTGGAGCCGTTGTTTCGCAAGGGCCGCCATGTCGAGACGACGCGGCTGCGCTGGTTTCTGTTGCTGTCGGTGCTTGCCGGAATGCGGCGCTGGCGGCGCGGGACGCTGCGCTATGTGCAGGAACAGGCGCGGATCGAGGATTGGCTGGCGCTGGTCCACGCCGCCGAACCCGACACTGCAATCGAGCTGGTCCGGTGCCAGCGGCTGATCAAGGGCTATGGCGACACCTTCGCCCGCGGCCTCGCCAACTATAACCGGATCATCGAACGATATCGCGCGGATGGCCTCCCACCCTCCGCCATCCGCGCGATACGCGAAGCGGCACTGGCCGACGAACAGGGCGACGCGCTAGAGACTGCGCTCGCGGGCTGA
- a CDS encoding MarR family winged helix-turn-helix transcriptional regulator: MDAFRSGNPGTRDFRVERYPFYLLNRLVSRYNSVIDGQLRAIGLDIPYWRVLMILGERSPRGTREIAEAAVINLSTMTRIIQRMAAAELVSATSSAEDARVTLVTLTAAGKAKLRQARKVAAPVYEHLIEGLEPDDFERLIALLNRLHDNLEPLAP, translated from the coding sequence ATGGATGCGTTTCGATCGGGCAATCCCGGAACGCGTGACTTCCGAGTTGAACGCTATCCCTTCTACCTGCTCAATCGCCTGGTCAGCCGGTATAACAGCGTCATCGACGGCCAATTGCGCGCGATCGGGCTGGATATCCCCTATTGGCGCGTGCTGATGATCCTGGGCGAGCGCTCGCCGCGCGGCACGCGTGAAATTGCCGAGGCTGCGGTGATCAACCTGTCGACGATGACGCGGATCATCCAGCGCATGGCCGCCGCCGAACTCGTATCCGCCACGTCCAGCGCGGAGGACGCGCGCGTCACGTTGGTCACGTTGACCGCCGCCGGCAAGGCCAAGCTGCGCCAGGCGCGCAAGGTGGCGGCGCCGGTGTACGAGCATCTGATCGAGGGGCTGGAGCCCGATGACTTCGAGCGGTTGATCGCGCTGCTCAACCGGCTGCACGACAATCTGGAGCCGCTGGCACCATAG
- a CDS encoding NAD(P)/FAD-dependent oxidoreductase has product MMQHQPIARPRGEAPSTSTLWLATAPAGPHLPALSAEIETDVLVIGGGVAGLSTALHLAEAGIDAVVLEAQQPGAAATGWSGGLIAPDYIRHTPETIGPVLGRQAAERLTRMIGTSAATVFDLIARHAIACDARQDGFYTPAHTEALATNQRRYAMQWHSRGYPVEFVEAAQARRAFGVERYCGALRFAQGGSINPLAYARGLARAAAGQGARIFTDSPVLSLDREGQRWVARTAGGAVSARRLVLAANGGNAALHPALRATALPLHVVQFSTAPLAAEARAHILPDGGAFTDKVPYLFTARYDGAGRLISGYPLSFLVRGPKGHLREARRRLRQHFAGMADPQIDHIWEGVAWVNPTLLPELYELPEGALAIQACNGRGLSTNTAIGIEVAAMLATGRRDALSITPRTPSPIRMHAAAAMLPKLLMSMAYLSH; this is encoded by the coding sequence ATGATGCAGCATCAACCTATTGCGCGGCCCCGCGGCGAGGCTCCCTCGACCTCGACCCTGTGGCTCGCGACCGCGCCGGCGGGACCGCATCTTCCTGCGCTGTCCGCCGAGATCGAGACCGACGTACTGGTGATCGGCGGCGGCGTCGCCGGGCTGAGCACTGCGCTCCATCTGGCCGAGGCCGGAATCGATGCGGTCGTGCTCGAGGCGCAACAGCCCGGCGCCGCGGCCACCGGCTGGAGCGGCGGGCTGATCGCCCCCGATTATATCCGCCACACGCCCGAGACGATCGGGCCGGTACTGGGCCGCCAGGCCGCCGAGCGGCTGACCCGGATGATCGGCACGTCCGCAGCGACGGTGTTCGACCTGATCGCGCGCCACGCGATCGCGTGCGACGCGCGGCAGGACGGGTTCTACACCCCCGCGCATACCGAAGCATTGGCGACCAACCAGCGCCGCTATGCGATGCAATGGCATTCGCGCGGCTATCCGGTCGAGTTCGTCGAGGCGGCGCAGGCCCGGCGCGCGTTCGGCGTCGAGCGCTATTGCGGCGCGCTGCGCTTTGCCCAGGGCGGCAGCATCAATCCGCTCGCCTATGCGCGCGGTCTCGCCCGCGCGGCGGCGGGGCAGGGCGCGCGAATCTTTACCGACAGCCCCGTCCTTTCGCTCGATCGCGAGGGCCAGCGATGGGTCGCGCGCACCGCCGGCGGCGCCGTCTCCGCCCGCCGACTGGTGCTTGCGGCCAATGGCGGCAACGCCGCGCTGCACCCGGCGCTGCGCGCTACCGCGCTGCCGCTCCACGTCGTCCAGTTCAGCACTGCGCCGCTAGCTGCCGAAGCGCGCGCGCACATCCTTCCCGACGGCGGGGCGTTCACCGACAAGGTGCCGTATCTCTTCACCGCGCGCTATGACGGGGCGGGGCGGCTGATCTCGGGCTATCCGCTGTCGTTCCTCGTCCGCGGGCCCAAGGGGCATCTGCGCGAGGCACGGCGCCGCCTTCGCCAGCATTTCGCGGGAATGGCCGATCCGCAGATCGACCATATCTGGGAGGGAGTCGCCTGGGTGAACCCCACGCTGCTGCCCGAACTATATGAGTTGCCCGAGGGCGCGCTGGCGATCCAGGCGTGCAACGGGCGGGGGCTCTCTACCAACACTGCGATCGGGATCGAAGTCGCGGCGATGCTCGCCACCGGGCGGCGTGACGCGCTGTCGATCACGCCGCGCACGCCGTCGCCGATCCGGATGCACGCGGCGGCGGCGATGCTGCCCAAGCTGCTGATGTCGATGGCCTATCTGTCGCACTGA